The proteins below come from a single Stomoxys calcitrans chromosome 1, idStoCalc2.1, whole genome shotgun sequence genomic window:
- the LOC106095255 gene encoding cuticle protein 19-like, which yields MFPLIFNIACLRVFNSIFEDYHSHPKYEFKYGVKDSKTGDIKDQWEHRDGNHVKGSYTLKEADGTTRVVDYHADKHNGFNAVVKKIGHAYHPEIHHHHTYHHGGLEGGHGDHGHGHATSYVNFHLH from the exons ATGTTCCCATTGATTTTTAATATCGCCTGTCTTCGAGTTTTCAACTCCATATTTGAA GATTATCATTCACATCCTAAATATGAATTCAAATATGGTGTAAAGGATTCCAAGACAGGAGATATTAAAGACCAATGGGAACATCGTGATGGCAATCATGTTAAAG GCAGCTACACTTTAAAAGAAGCTGACGGCACAACTCGTGTGGTTGACTATCATGCCGACAAACATAATGGTTTCAATGCTGTTGTAAAGAAAATTGGTCATGCTTATCATCCAgaaattcatcatcatcatacatACCATCATGGTGGTTTGGAAGGTGGCCACGGCGATCATGGACATGGACATGCAACCAGTTATGTCAATTTCCACTTACATTAA